CGTATCAATCACGGCGATTACATCGTTGCAGTCAGTGGTACAGATGACGAAATCAATCGTGCTGCGACCATTCTCAATCGCCATAGAATTCAACAGTGGCAAATTTTTGACCCCCGCAGCCACTCAACAACACCTGTACACCAGCACCAAAACCGCCGCGCCGTGGGTGTATTTTCCCACCGTCGTGATGCAGAAGCCGCACTCAATGAACTGCGTGATGCTGGCTTTCCTATGAATCGCGTCTCACTCATCGCTAAAGACACAGACGGTCATGGTGTGGCTGGTGTCGGTAATAAAGCTGATGAAGGTGCTAAAGCCGGTGCAGCTACAGGTGGTGCATTAGGTGGTTTAGGCGGCTTATTAGTTGGTTTAGGTGCATTAGCCATTCCCGGAATCGGCCCTGTAATTGCTGGTGGTGCAGTGGCGACAGCCTTAGCCACAACTATTGCTGGTGGGGCGATTGGTGCAGCCGCAGGTGGTTTAGTTGGCGCATTAGTTGGTTTAGGCATTCCCGAAGACCGCGCCAGAGTGTATAACGATCGCTTCCAACGCGGCGATTACTTAGTCATGGTTGACGGTACAGAAGCGGAAATTCAACACGCTCAAACCATCCTGCAACGTCGAGGAATTGAAGACTTTGGCATCTTTGACGCTACCGATATCGATCCAGAAGCTCATCGAGGTTTGGACTGGACAAGACATCAAGAAACCCCAGTCATCGAAACTGGTCACACTCATCATCCAGTAACAGGCAATCATCAAGATCCTACCGTCACAATTGTTGATCGTCGTGATGACACACTCTAACCAAAGTTAGTTGTCAATCCTAACTTGCTTGTTTGTAATTATGGGTGCGATCGCCAGTCAAAAATCCTTCGTGTCCACTATATCTATCACTAATTAAACAAATGAAAAAACTAGCTCCCTTCTTCATTAGTAGCTTATTACTTGTTAGTGCTGCTGCTTGTCAAAATCCTTCTAGAACCAGTGAGTCAGCACCCGATACAGTCAGTCAAAATCCTGCATCACCAGCGGCACAAACAACTCAAGAAGCAAAAGAAGACGCTCAAAGTGAATTGCGCCGCCGACAACTTAATGAAGATATTCGCGCGCGTGAACAACGAAATAATGCTACTGGTGGTGATACCAACAGAGCAACAGGCGACCTCGCCAGCGAAGTTCGCTCTAAATTAGAAGCTAATATCCCTGACGGTCAAATCACAGTAGCGGCTGACAAGCAAGGTACAGTAACTGTCAACGGTACGGTGAAAAATCAAGATCAACTGAATAAGATTCAGCCTTTAGCCCAAGAAATTAAAGGTGTTAAAAGCGTAGTTAACAAAGTAGTTGTGGCTCCACCAAAACAATAACAGAGTTAACGGCAAATCCAAATTAATAGACGGGCATCAAGAAACGTAGAAAACGTGATGATGATTACTAATCAGAGGTTGGTTGAGTTAAAACTAACCTCTGATTTAGCCCGCTATTTTATTTTTTGTGCCTTTCTTAGTAAAATTATTATGATGAGTAAAATTCTAAAAATATGGCACTCGAACAAGAATTCAATTCTGTAGATGTGGCATCTTCAACAAGTACAGCCGCCCTTGAAGGTGTAGACACGCAAAACTTACCAAAGCTGCCCCCTGCCCGTGAACCTGAAACTCAATGGCAGCAAATAAATCGCCAAATTTCTCAGTTTTTAGATCAGCTACCCTATTATTTAAATCAGTTTTGGGTAGCCTACAAATTACCTTTAATAACCCTAGTTTTAGTTTTAGTAGCTACTGTCACACTCAAAGTTGTACTCACAGTACTGAATGCTATTAATGACTTGCCATTGCTAGAGCCAACTTTACAGTTAATTGGCATTATTTACTCTACTTGGTTTGTCTTTCGTTATCTTCTGCAATCTTCAACTCGTCAAGAACTTTTGGCAGAGATTCGCGCTTTCAAAGCCCAAACTTTAGGAGAATAGAAATCCTAATTTGATGAGTGAAAATTTTCAGTTTTCAGATACCCAAGTTCTTCAAGAAGTTGGGTATCTATATAATTAAGAACTTAATTAAGCGATCGCTAAAAATTATTCCTCTATAAATTAAACACTTTCACTCAATTCACAGTGATAACTACACCCAAACTCTCATTCGCTAACCTATCAACAGCACAGACAGCATAAGTTCCAGGTTGAACAGTGGCAAAGGTTGTCCCAGCCGATAAAATACGCTGAAGTGTCCAACCATCCCCAGCTTGCCGATAAAGTGTCCAAGAACGTACCGGTTGACTATCTCCAGGTTGCCAATTGAGTTTACCGTCTTTGAATTGCAGGGCTTTGGGTGGTGCGACTGGGGCTGCATTCCGCCAAGACATAGAAGGTACTATTGCAGGTCGAGAATAAAGAGAATTTTTGAATTGGTCAGCAATACCGCGCCGATTTTGATTAATGGCACTCATACTAAAGAAAATATTCCCTAAAGACAAACTTCCGGCTAAGTTCCGGGAAATTTTCACTTGTTTATCAATTTCATCGTCTTTCCAAGCTTTACCATCTAGTTGACCAAGATTATTCCCGGTGTAAATGTGTCGCTGCTGAGAATTAATGTCTGTCCACCACTTCAATAGCGCAGGATAACTTTGTTTGGTTTGGTCAATTCGCCAATAGAGTTGAGGTGCTAAATAATCAATCCAGCCTTGTTCTAACCATTTGCGTGAATCTGCATACAGCACATTGTAAGCATCTAAACCAGTAATGCCGGCTGGTTGTCCGGGGCGGTAAATCCCAAAAGGACTGATACCAAATTTGACATAGGGTTTTGTCGTCTTGATTCCTTCAGAGAGGCGCAACACCATTTGATTCACATTTTCTCGCCGCCAATCATCTAAATTCAACGCACCGCCAGCAGCTTTGTAAGCGGCGTAGGTTCTGCTATCGGGGAAAGATTGACCTTGAATGGGATAGGGATAGAAATAATCGTCTAAATGAATTCCATCTACGTCATAGCGCCGCACAACATCAAGGATGACATTGTAGGCTCTATCTTGAACAATTTTCGAGCCTGGTTCCATCCACAGTTGATTACCCCATTG
This window of the Nostoc sp. HK-01 genome carries:
- a CDS encoding signal transduction histidine kinase LytS, with product MVVGVRRRSIGVFSNRRDAEEALHELRNSGFPMDRVSVIARDADGKDDIAGTQVSDRIGDKSDEGARVGAATGGALGGLTGLLVGLGTLAIPGIGPIMLAGATATAIATTIAGAGIGAVAGSLIGALIGLGIPEERARVYNDRVQRGGYLVIVDGTDDEIARAEAILHRRGIEEYGIYDHPHTHEVQRETGYSKHALGYFNLRQDAEAAINDLRVAGFPLSQISLIHRESVNQDALKGVNFSDRLDAIRYGLPDDRTRFYNERINHGDYIVAVSGTDDEINRAATILNRHRIQQWQIFDPRSHSTTPVHQHQNRRAVGVFSHRRDAEAALNELRDAGFPMNRVSLIAKDTDGHGVAGVGNKADEGAKAGAATGGALGGLGGLLVGLGALAIPGIGPVIAGGAVATALATTIAGGAIGAAAGGLVGALVGLGIPEDRARVYNDRFQRGDYLVMVDGTEAEIQHAQTILQRRGIEDFGIFDATDIDPEAHRGLDWTRHQETPVIETGHTHHPVTGNHQDPTVTIVDRRDDTL
- a CDS encoding transport-associated protein, translated to MKKLAPFFISSLLLVSAAACQNPSRTSESAPDTVSQNPASPAAQTTQEAKEDAQSELRRRQLNEDIRAREQRNNATGGDTNRATGDLASEVRSKLEANIPDGQITVAADKQGTVTVNGTVKNQDQLNKIQPLAQEIKGVKSVVNKVVVAPPKQ